Proteins encoded in a region of the Pigmentiphaga litoralis genome:
- a CDS encoding Fic family protein: protein MERGEYLYLWQAPDWPHWRYRLSELAQPLAEVSRAQGVLLGRLADAGIALRDEASLAALTDDVVKTSEIEGEVLSVASVRSSIARRLGLDIGAVAPVDRHVEGIVEMVLDATSSNAATLTADRLSGWHAALFPTGYSGMSPIAVGRWRDDATGPMQVVSGPVTRSVVHFQAPPADALPAEVSRFLAWANDTTGEPALLKAGLAHLWFVTLHPFDDGNGRIARAVGDLFLARADGSDQRFYSLSAQIQRERKAYYDILERTQKGTLDVTEWLAWFLGALGRAIDSAQATLDSVLAKSRFWQRWAGTPLNARQVKLVNRLLDGFDGKLTSSKWAAVGKTSTDTALRDISQLLALGVLKKSEGGGRSTAYELADE from the coding sequence ATGGAACGCGGTGAATACCTCTATCTCTGGCAAGCCCCCGACTGGCCGCACTGGCGGTATCGGCTGTCCGAACTTGCGCAGCCGCTTGCCGAAGTCAGCCGGGCCCAGGGGGTGTTGCTGGGCCGGCTGGCGGATGCCGGCATCGCGCTGCGCGACGAAGCCAGCCTGGCTGCCCTGACGGATGACGTCGTCAAGACCAGCGAAATCGAAGGCGAAGTCCTGAGCGTGGCGTCCGTCCGTTCGTCCATCGCCCGGCGGCTGGGCCTGGATATCGGCGCGGTGGCGCCCGTGGACCGGCATGTCGAAGGCATCGTCGAAATGGTGCTGGATGCGACGTCGTCCAATGCAGCAACGCTGACTGCCGACCGACTGTCCGGCTGGCATGCCGCCCTGTTCCCGACCGGATATTCCGGCATGTCTCCCATCGCCGTCGGCCGCTGGCGCGACGATGCAACCGGGCCGATGCAGGTCGTCTCCGGTCCGGTCACCCGCAGTGTGGTGCACTTTCAAGCGCCGCCCGCAGACGCCCTGCCAGCAGAAGTGTCCCGGTTTCTGGCCTGGGCCAACGACACGACCGGCGAACCGGCGTTGCTCAAGGCAGGTCTGGCGCATCTGTGGTTCGTGACACTGCACCCCTTCGATGACGGCAACGGCCGCATCGCGCGCGCGGTGGGCGACCTGTTCCTGGCGCGGGCCGATGGGTCGGATCAGCGCTTCTACAGCCTGTCGGCGCAGATCCAGCGGGAACGCAAGGCCTACTACGACATTCTTGAGCGCACGCAAAAAGGCACGCTGGACGTCACGGAGTGGCTGGCCTGGTTCCTGGGCGCCCTGGGCCGCGCGATAGACAGCGCACAAGCGACGCTCGACAGCGTGCTCGCCAAGTCCCGCTTCTGGCAACGCTGGGCGGGCACGCCCCTGAATGCGCGCCAGGTCAAGCTGGTGAACCGGCTGCTCGATGGCTTTGACGGCAAGCTCACCAGCAGCAAGTGGGCGGCGGTCGGCAAGACCTCCACGGATACTGCGCTGCGTGACATCAGCCAGCTGCTGGCCCTGGGCGTGCTGAAGAAATCCGAAGGCGGCGGGCGCAGCACGGCGTACGAGCTTGCGGACGAATGA
- a CDS encoding YicC/YloC family endoribonuclease encodes MIRSMTAFGAARADTEQGSLSLELRGVNSRFLDLHFRMPDELRHIEAPLRDLLTRSIARGKIEVRAGIQRRVRNDPDALNMAALEQAAALFRKVQAVVPDAAPPRLSELLAWPGVQGTEESEDTWRDAAMTAAREALAQLHAAREREGERLAGMILDRALQVEDIVKQVDVRMPQLVADYRDKLARKLRDSVETAFPAGFQAITGAELSERLAHEATLFGLRIDVAEELSRLHSHLAELRQLVGGKAGGKADKGSAGKRLDFLFQEMNREANTLGSKAGGLEVTRAAMDLKLLIEQMREQAQNIE; translated from the coding sequence ATGATCCGCAGCATGACCGCATTTGGCGCCGCGCGCGCCGACACCGAGCAGGGTTCCCTGTCGCTGGAACTTCGTGGCGTCAACAGCCGCTTTCTGGACCTGCATTTCCGTATGCCCGACGAACTGCGGCACATCGAAGCGCCGCTGCGCGACCTGCTGACGCGGTCCATTGCCCGCGGCAAGATCGAAGTGCGCGCCGGCATCCAGCGCCGCGTCCGCAACGATCCCGACGCGCTCAACATGGCCGCGCTCGAACAGGCCGCCGCCCTCTTCCGCAAGGTCCAGGCCGTCGTCCCCGACGCCGCGCCACCCCGCCTGTCGGAACTGCTGGCCTGGCCCGGTGTGCAAGGCACCGAAGAATCCGAAGACACCTGGCGCGACGCCGCCATGACCGCCGCGCGCGAGGCCCTCGCCCAGCTGCACGCCGCCCGAGAACGTGAAGGCGAGCGCCTGGCCGGCATGATCCTCGACCGCGCCTTGCAGGTCGAAGACATCGTCAAACAGGTCGACGTGCGCATGCCGCAGCTCGTTGCCGACTACCGCGACAAACTCGCCCGCAAGCTGCGCGACAGCGTCGAGACCGCCTTCCCCGCGGGCTTCCAGGCCATCACCGGCGCAGAGCTGTCCGAACGGCTGGCGCACGAAGCCACGTTGTTCGGATTGCGCATCGACGTGGCCGAGGAACTGTCGCGGCTGCACTCGCACCTGGCCGAACTGCGTCAGCTGGTCGGTGGCAAAGCGGGTGGCAAGGCCGATAAAGGCAGCGCGGGGAAACGGCTGGATTTCCTGTTCCAGGAAATGAATCGGGAAGCGAATACGCTAGGGTCGAAGGCCGGTGGCCTGGAAGTGACGCGTGCCGCCATGGACCTGAAGCTGCTGATCGAGCAGATGCGGGAGCAGGCGCAGAATATCGAGTGA
- a CDS encoding LysR substrate-binding domain-containing protein — protein sequence MPARLPPLNAIRAFVVAARHLSFTRAADELCVTHSAVSRQVKTLEDYLGVSLFERLTRQVVLTAAGQRFYAEVGGALDQIGAAAQAFTTRPPERAVRINVRPSFAVRWLIPRLPSFVEQCPGIEPQVITSTLSPDKAADTFDVAIRRGLKGWPADLTLQPFLEDDVHVVAAPALLRTHPIADVHAIRRHVLLSAKTRKEDWPDWQRFVGLARIKPAGTLQFDHLHFVLQAAVDGLGIALCPASLVGNDLATGRLVSPLPAFRMPLQRYYYCVSPTAGPEARQFVAWLESELAAQGGAA from the coding sequence ATGCCCGCGCGCCTGCCCCCTCTCAACGCCATACGCGCCTTCGTCGTCGCGGCCCGTCACCTCAGCTTCACGCGCGCGGCCGACGAATTGTGCGTCACTCACAGCGCGGTCAGCCGGCAGGTCAAGACGCTGGAAGACTACCTGGGAGTCTCGCTGTTCGAACGCCTGACGCGGCAGGTGGTGCTGACCGCCGCCGGGCAGCGCTTCTATGCCGAGGTGGGGGGCGCGCTGGATCAGATCGGCGCCGCGGCGCAGGCCTTCACCACCCGTCCACCCGAACGCGCCGTGCGGATCAACGTGCGGCCGTCCTTCGCGGTGCGCTGGCTGATCCCGCGACTGCCGTCCTTTGTCGAGCAATGCCCGGGGATCGAGCCGCAGGTCATCACCAGCACCCTGTCACCCGACAAGGCCGCCGACACCTTCGACGTCGCCATTCGCCGGGGCCTGAAAGGCTGGCCGGCGGACCTGACCCTGCAGCCCTTTCTGGAAGACGATGTGCACGTAGTGGCCGCGCCGGCCTTGCTGCGGACCCATCCAATTGCCGACGTCCACGCCATTCGCCGCCATGTGCTGTTGTCGGCCAAGACGCGGAAAGAGGACTGGCCCGACTGGCAACGTTTTGTGGGCCTGGCCCGCATCAAGCCTGCCGGCACGCTGCAGTTCGACCATCTGCACTTCGTGTTGCAGGCGGCTGTCGATGGACTGGGCATTGCCTTGTGTCCGGCGTCTCTGGTCGGCAACGACCTGGCCACCGGTCGGCTGGTGTCACCCTTGCCCGCATTCAGGATGCCGCTGCAGCGCTACTACTACTGCGTGTCGCCGACCGCGGGTCCCGAAGCGCGGCAGTTCGTGGCGTGGCTGGAAAGCGAGCTGGCGGCGCAGGGCGGAGCGGCATGA
- a CDS encoding alpha-hydroxy acid oxidase has product MHYTRALSIADLADIARDRLPPSLYGYVSGGSEDQSSLVSNRLAYDRWRFVTHSLVDVSQRSQAVEIFGTRYDMPLGIAPMGVTGLCAFEGDLALARAAARMKAPFVLSGASTVPLERVMQAAPGTWYQAYIPAQQEVIAPLLDRLRAAQVEVLVVTVDVPIASTRENELRNDFRLPLKLTPRLLAGGAMRPRWLLQTFAQTLLRGGVPRFENFTATRGARIIDAPTVDHRAGRASMRWETIAWIREQWAGKLVIKGLLRRDDARQAEALGCDGVIVSNHGGRQLDGAVSTLDALPAIVAAAPGLTVMLDGGVRRGTDVLKAMALGAACVFVGRPAMYGLAAGGEDGAVRALELLRKEIDVDLALLGCPDVAGLGPKYLVREGDLPGM; this is encoded by the coding sequence ATGCATTACACCCGTGCCCTCAGCATTGCCGACCTGGCTGACATTGCCCGCGACCGCTTGCCGCCCAGCCTGTATGGCTACGTGAGTGGCGGCAGCGAAGACCAGTCGTCGCTGGTGTCCAACCGGTTGGCGTACGACCGGTGGCGGTTCGTGACGCATTCGCTGGTGGACGTGTCGCAGCGGTCGCAGGCCGTAGAGATTTTTGGCACGCGTTATGACATGCCGCTGGGCATCGCGCCGATGGGCGTGACGGGCCTGTGCGCGTTCGAGGGCGATCTGGCGTTGGCGCGGGCCGCGGCACGGATGAAGGCGCCGTTCGTGTTGAGCGGCGCGTCGACGGTGCCGCTGGAACGGGTGATGCAGGCGGCGCCGGGTACCTGGTATCAGGCCTATATTCCGGCGCAGCAGGAAGTGATCGCGCCCCTGCTGGATCGGCTGCGGGCGGCACAGGTTGAGGTGCTGGTGGTGACGGTGGACGTGCCGATCGCGTCGACGCGCGAGAACGAATTGCGCAATGACTTCCGGCTGCCACTCAAGCTGACGCCGCGGCTCCTGGCGGGCGGCGCGATGCGGCCGCGGTGGCTGCTGCAGACGTTTGCGCAGACGCTGCTGCGCGGCGGCGTGCCGCGTTTTGAAAACTTCACGGCGACACGTGGGGCACGCATTATCGATGCGCCGACGGTGGACCATCGGGCCGGCCGGGCGTCGATGCGGTGGGAGACCATTGCGTGGATTCGCGAGCAATGGGCCGGGAAGCTGGTGATCAAGGGGCTGCTGCGCAGGGACGATGCGCGGCAAGCGGAGGCGTTGGGGTGCGATGGCGTGATCGTCTCGAATCACGGCGGGCGTCAGTTGGACGGCGCGGTGTCCACGCTGGATGCCCTGCCTGCGATCGTCGCGGCGGCGCCCGGACTGACGGTGATGCTGGACGGCGGGGTACGACGCGGCACCGACGTGCTGAAGGCAATGGCTTTGGGCGCGGCGTGTGTGTTCGTCGGCCGGCCAGCCATGTATGGGCTGGCGGCGGGTGGCGAAGACGGCGCCGTGCGCGCGCTGGAATTACTGCGCAAGGAGATCGATGTGGATCTGGCCTTGCTGGGGTGTCCTGACGTGGCGGGGCTGGGGCCCAAGTATCTGGTGCGTGAGGGCGATCTGCCGGGGATGTAA
- a CDS encoding type II toxin-antitoxin system Phd/YefM family antitoxin, with the protein MQAWQMQEAKSRLSEVVKAAGSQGPQEITVHGRSVAVVLSRSDFDKLSGTGESLVSFMRRSPLAGDDELELDRDTSLTREDGL; encoded by the coding sequence ATGCAAGCCTGGCAAATGCAAGAGGCGAAATCCCGGCTATCCGAAGTCGTCAAGGCTGCGGGTAGTCAGGGTCCGCAAGAAATTACGGTGCACGGACGGTCGGTTGCGGTGGTTTTGTCACGCTCGGATTTCGACAAGTTGTCCGGTACTGGAGAGTCCCTAGTCTCCTTCATGCGCAGATCTCCGCTTGCTGGTGATGACGAACTCGAGCTGGATCGCGATACCAGCCTGACCCGCGAGGACGGGCTGTGA
- the rph gene encoding ribonuclease PH yields the protein MTDLPILTWSRPSERAANALRAVEIRRGFTRYAEGSVLVTFGNTQVICTASIEEKVPPFLKGKGEGWVTAEYGMLPRATHTRGSREAAKGKQTGRTQEIQRLIGRSVRAVFDMKKLGERTLHLDCDVIQADGGTRCASITGSFVAAQDAVNVLIAQGLLTESPIIDHVAAVSVGMYKGEPVLDLDYDEDSQCETDMNVVMTGSGDFVEVQGTAEGAPFTRSDMNALLDLAQAGIAEIVTLQRQALAAAKPAA from the coding sequence ATGACCGACCTGCCGATCCTGACCTGGAGCCGTCCTTCCGAACGCGCCGCGAACGCCCTGCGCGCCGTGGAAATTCGTCGTGGCTTCACCCGATATGCAGAAGGCTCGGTGCTCGTCACGTTCGGCAATACGCAGGTGATCTGCACGGCCAGCATCGAAGAAAAGGTGCCGCCTTTTTTGAAGGGCAAGGGCGAAGGCTGGGTCACCGCCGAATACGGCATGCTGCCGCGCGCCACGCACACCCGCGGTTCGCGTGAAGCCGCCAAGGGCAAGCAGACGGGCCGCACGCAGGAAATCCAGCGCTTGATCGGCCGCAGCGTGCGCGCCGTCTTCGACATGAAAAAGCTGGGAGAGCGCACCCTGCATCTGGACTGCGACGTGATCCAGGCCGATGGCGGCACGCGTTGCGCGAGCATCACCGGTTCCTTCGTGGCCGCGCAGGACGCCGTCAATGTACTGATCGCGCAGGGCCTGCTGACCGAGTCGCCGATCATCGATCATGTGGCCGCCGTGTCGGTGGGCATGTACAAGGGCGAACCGGTGCTGGACCTGGATTACGACGAAGATTCACAGTGCGAGACGGACATGAATGTCGTCATGACCGGCAGCGGCGATTTCGTGGAAGTGCAGGGCACGGCCGAAGGCGCGCCGTTCACGCGCAGCGACATGAACGCGTTGCTGGACCTGGCGCAGGCCGGCATTGCCGAGATCGTGACCCTGCAGCGCCAGGCCCTGGCCGCAGCCAAGCCGGCGGCGTGA
- a CDS encoding type II toxin-antitoxin system VapC family toxin, with protein sequence MSYLVDTNVLSELRRKQPDINVIGWIEKRPPTTLFLSALTLGELRKGIELMPDGDRKRSYLDWLEVDLPRFFSSRVLAVDAEVADVWGRLTAKAGRAVPAIDSLLAATALAHGLAMVTRNERDFQYAGLDVINPWHP encoded by the coding sequence GTGAGTTACCTCGTCGATACGAACGTCCTGTCGGAATTGCGTCGCAAACAACCCGACATCAACGTGATCGGCTGGATCGAGAAGCGCCCGCCTACGACGCTTTTCCTGTCCGCACTGACGCTGGGGGAGTTGCGAAAAGGCATCGAATTGATGCCTGACGGAGACCGTAAACGCAGTTACCTGGACTGGCTTGAAGTTGACCTTCCGCGGTTTTTCAGCAGCCGCGTGCTGGCTGTTGACGCAGAGGTAGCAGACGTTTGGGGACGGCTGACTGCCAAGGCCGGCCGCGCCGTTCCCGCGATTGACAGCCTGCTGGCGGCGACCGCCCTTGCACATGGGTTGGCGATGGTGACGCGCAATGAGCGCGATTTCCAGTATGCCGGGTTGGACGTTATCAACCCTTGGCACCCGTAA
- a CDS encoding MFS transporter: MIRLSPLPADRHSRYAAVALALALPADVLLYLLLPMYADDFGISLAEAGGLLAANRLVRIAGYGAVARFYARHGDRVTCSIAVVVAAFCALGNSVLSGFWPLLVVRLGWGLCYAALNLSTQALATADVHNAARRTGASRAWIALGPVIALPAGALMTLHHGPRLIFVILAGVALLGLLATRALPSGAHATLHPARRRIRWPDRLNLWSFVEGLTLDGLFILGLGFLGKDLLPGQAVLVAGLLLALRYLSEMLLGPVGGRLADRHGALRLLVAMSLATSGALLAFGAGWLWSAAAVIVVLRALQLPLVAPLVLARYPGPARVPALASQAIWRDIGAGAGPLIAGLLLARVPALALYGAAAVALAVAALACRTGASRPAATGAGSG; encoded by the coding sequence ATGATTCGCCTGTCCCCCCTTCCCGCCGACCGCCATTCACGCTATGCCGCCGTGGCGCTGGCGCTTGCCCTGCCCGCCGACGTGCTGCTGTACCTGCTGCTTCCCATGTACGCCGACGACTTCGGCATTTCGCTGGCGGAAGCCGGCGGCCTGCTGGCGGCGAACCGCCTGGTGCGCATTGCGGGGTACGGCGCGGTGGCGCGCTTCTACGCCAGGCATGGCGACCGGGTCACGTGCTCGATCGCGGTCGTCGTGGCGGCTTTTTGCGCGCTAGGCAATAGTGTCCTGTCCGGTTTTTGGCCGTTGCTGGTGGTGCGGCTGGGATGGGGGCTGTGCTATGCGGCGTTGAATCTGTCGACCCAGGCCCTGGCGACGGCCGATGTACACAACGCCGCCCGGCGCACGGGCGCGTCCCGGGCATGGATCGCGCTGGGTCCGGTCATCGCGTTGCCGGCCGGGGCCTTGATGACGCTGCATCACGGGCCGCGCCTGATCTTCGTGATCCTGGCGGGGGTGGCGCTGCTGGGCCTGCTGGCGACCCGCGCGCTACCCTCGGGCGCCCACGCGACACTGCACCCTGCCCGCCGGCGCATCCGCTGGCCAGACCGGCTGAACCTCTGGAGTTTTGTGGAAGGCCTGACGCTGGATGGCCTGTTCATTCTGGGCCTGGGCTTCCTGGGCAAGGATCTGCTGCCCGGCCAGGCGGTGCTGGTGGCGGGGTTGCTGCTGGCGCTGCGGTATCTGTCGGAAATGCTGCTGGGCCCGGTTGGCGGACGCCTGGCGGACCGGCATGGCGCGCTGCGTTTGCTGGTGGCCATGTCGCTGGCCACGTCGGGCGCGCTGCTTGCCTTTGGCGCCGGATGGCTGTGGAGCGCGGCGGCGGTGATCGTGGTGCTGCGCGCCTTGCAACTGCCGCTGGTGGCGCCGCTGGTCCTGGCGCGCTATCCGGGGCCGGCCCGCGTGCCCGCCCTGGCCTCGCAGGCGATCTGGCGCGACATCGGCGCGGGCGCCGGGCCGCTGATCGCGGGCCTGCTGCTGGCCCGGGTACCTGCCCTTGCGTTATATGGCGCGGCCGCCGTCGCGCTGGCGGTGGCGGCGCTGGCCTGCCGCACGGGGGCGTCGCGGCCGGCAGCGACGGGTGCTGGCTCAGGCTGA